The following proteins come from a genomic window of Lolium rigidum isolate FL_2022 chromosome 5, APGP_CSIRO_Lrig_0.1, whole genome shotgun sequence:
- the LOC124653533 gene encoding pre-mRNA-splicing factor 38-like translates to MANRTDPLARSVHGTNPQNLIEKIVRSKIYQTTYWKGECFGLTAETLVDKAMELDHTGGTHGGNRRPTPFLCLALKMLQIQPDKDIVVEFIKNEDYKYVRVLGAFYLRLTGTIADVYQYLEPLYNDYRKIRQKLNDGKFTLTHVDEFIDELLTKDYCCDTALPRIQKRWVLEASGTLEPRRSALEDDFEEEEEDKEEGEPMDVDEPNTREKEHHRGRSPAKERDRDRERDRDRKHERHHRDRDHDRDRDYDRDHGRGRDRDRDRGRERDRERDRDRDRHRIRDDDYSRDRDRERDGRERERRDRDRGRHRSRSRSRDRRDRDREDGEHRRRRGRGSGSPRGPAEDDGQREDPKKRKEKKEKKGGGNGPDPNDPEIIAMNKLRASMGMGPLK, encoded by the exons ATGGCGAACCGCACGGACCCCCTGGCCCGGAGCGTCCACGGCACCAACCCTCAGAACCTGATCGAGAAGATCGTGCGGTCCAAGATCTACCAGACCACCTACTGGAAGGGGGAGTGCTTCGGCCTCACGGCGGAGACCCTCGTCGACAAGGCCATGGAGCTCGACCACACCGGCGGCACCCACGGcggcaaccgcaggccgaccccctTCCTCTGCCTCGCCCTCAAGATGCTCCAGATCCAGCCCGACAAGGACATCGTCGTCGAGTTCATCAAGAACGAGGATTACAA GTATGTCCGTGTTCTTGGTGCGTTCTACCTGCGCCTCACCGGCACCATCGCCGACGTCTACCAGTACCTCGAGCCACTCTACAACGACTACCGCAAGATTAGGCAGAAGCTCAACGATGGAA AGTTCACGCTGACGCACGTCGACGAGTTCATTGATGAGCTCCTGACCAAGGACTACTGCTGCGACACTGCCCTCCCCCGCATTCAGAAAAG ATGGGTCCTTGAAGCTTCTGGAACTCTAGAACCAAGAAGAAGTGCACTTGAAGATGAttttgaggaagaggaggaagataaaGAGGAAGGGGAGCCTATGGATGTGGATGAGCCTAACACTCGTGAAAAG GAACATCACCGTGGAAGGAGCCCAGCTAAAGAACGGGACAGGGACAGGGAGAGGGATAGGGACAGGAAGCATGAAAGACATCACAG GGACCGAGATCATGACAGAGATCGGGATTATGACAGGGACCATGGGAGGGGACGGGACAGAGACCGAGACAGAGGCCGTGAAAGAGACAGAGAGAGGGATAGGGATCGAGACCGTCACCGCATCCGAGATGATGACTATAGCCGAGATAGAGACAGAGAGAGGGATGGGAGGGAAAGGGAGCGCCGGGACAGAGACCGTGGCAGGCACCGGAGCCGTTCAAGGAGCCGGGATCGGCGAGACAGAGACCGTGAAGACGGAGAGCACCGTAGAAGACGTGGCCGTGGTAGCGGCAGTCCTCGAGGGCCTGCTGAGGATGATGGCCAAAGGGAGGACCCTAAGAAgcgaaaggaaaagaaagagaagaagggtgGTGGGAATGGTCCTGATCCTAACGATCCAGAGATTATAGCGATGAACAAGCTGCGAGCGTCGATGGGGATGGGGCCACTAAAGTAG